One Prodigiosinella aquatilis DNA window includes the following coding sequences:
- the nifV gene encoding homocitrate synthase: protein MAQVIINDTTLRDGEQSPGVAFRASEKLAIAQALVDAGVPELEVGTPAMGAEERASMAAVRRQLPDTVMMAWCRMNAEEIRQAADLGMDWVDISVPASDLLREQKLHQPWSWVETQLASLSDLARRQGCRVSIGCEDASRASDAALYMLAGLGSVVGAERLRFADTLGILDPFTTFARITGLRQHWDGEIEMHAHNDLGLATANTLAAVKAGATHVNTTVLGLGERAGNAALETVALSLQTCLGRDCGINFARLPALCRQVADAAQRHIDVQQPLVGEQVFTHESGVHVAALLRHKDSYQGINPALMGREYRLVLGKHSGRQAVDGIFARLGYRLDSRQIQGILQVVRTFAENWKRNPRESELVQIYQDLYGVDNERHCQEG from the coding sequence ATGGCCCAGGTGATCATCAACGACACCACCCTGCGGGATGGTGAGCAAAGTCCCGGTGTGGCATTCCGGGCCAGTGAAAAACTGGCTATCGCTCAGGCGCTGGTGGATGCAGGTGTGCCGGAGCTGGAGGTGGGAACGCCGGCAATGGGGGCGGAAGAGCGTGCGTCGATGGCGGCAGTACGGCGACAGTTGCCGGATACTGTCATGATGGCCTGGTGCCGGATGAATGCAGAGGAGATCCGCCAGGCTGCCGATCTCGGTATGGACTGGGTGGATATTTCTGTTCCTGCCTCGGATTTACTGCGGGAACAAAAGCTGCATCAGCCGTGGTCGTGGGTGGAAACGCAACTGGCTTCGTTGAGCGACCTGGCCCGGCGTCAGGGATGTCGGGTGAGCATCGGTTGTGAAGATGCTTCCCGTGCCAGCGATGCCGCACTGTATATGTTGGCCGGTCTCGGCAGTGTCGTGGGGGCGGAGCGGCTGCGTTTTGCCGATACGCTGGGGATCCTCGATCCCTTTACCACTTTTGCGCGCATTACCGGGTTGCGTCAGCATTGGGATGGCGAGATAGAAATGCATGCGCATAACGATTTAGGGTTGGCCACCGCCAATACGCTGGCTGCGGTCAAGGCCGGTGCGACGCACGTGAATACCACCGTGCTGGGGCTGGGAGAACGGGCGGGCAATGCGGCGCTGGAAACGGTCGCGTTATCGTTGCAAACCTGTCTGGGGCGGGATTGCGGGATTAATTTCGCACGGCTGCCGGCGTTATGCCGTCAGGTTGCAGATGCAGCTCAACGCCACATTGATGTACAGCAACCGCTGGTAGGCGAACAGGTATTTACTCATGAGTCGGGTGTACATGTGGCGGCACTGTTACGCCATAAGGATAGTTATCAGGGTATCAATCCTGCATTGATGGGGCGCGAATATCGGCTGGTGCTGGGAAAACACTCGGGACGCCAGGCGGTGGATGGTATTTTTGCCCGTCTGGGTTACCGGCTCGACAGCCGGCAAATCCAGGGTATTTTGCAAGTAGTCCGTACCTTTGCGGAAAACTGGAAGCGCAATCCTCGTGAGAGTGAACTGGTGCAAATCTATCAGGATCTGTACGGGGTAGATAACGAACGGCACTGTCAGGAAGGATAA
- a CDS encoding nitrogen fixation protein NifZ, translating to MTSVFAFGEQVRVIRPLRNDGTFAGKARGELLIRRGSLGYVREWGHFLQDQIIYQVHFISEDCIVGCRQQELISATLPWDSDSFQYGDRVSAAQPLSIQGEIVIAQGVVGHIIGTDEGSQRDCYAVIFGERLFQVPSSALINLEIDG from the coding sequence ATGACATCCGTATTTGCATTTGGTGAGCAGGTGAGGGTGATTCGCCCGCTGCGCAATGATGGCACCTTTGCCGGAAAAGCCCGCGGTGAGCTGTTGATACGCCGCGGCAGTCTGGGATATGTGCGCGAATGGGGGCATTTTTTACAGGATCAGATCATCTACCAGGTGCATTTTATCAGTGAAGATTGCATCGTCGGCTGTCGTCAGCAGGAACTGATTTCTGCCACGCTCCCCTGGGATAGCGACAGCTTTCAGTATGGTGATCGGGTTAGTGCTGCGCAGCCCCTATCAATACAGGGTGAAATTGTTATCGCTCAGGGCGTGGTGGGGCACATTATCGGGACAGATGAAGGGTCACAACGTGACTGTTATGCGGTGATATTTGGTGAACGGCTGTTTCAGGTGCCATCGTCCGCGTTGATTAATCTGGAGATTGACGGCTGA
- a CDS encoding nitrogenase-stabilizing/protective protein NifW, producing the protein MMEWFNRLPGVAELESAESFFAFFDLPYDASWLRKCHLPVLREFHRRLAAAVPLRNNLEDSTTADWQLARRLLAESYQQIQPGASQ; encoded by the coding sequence ATGATGGAGTGGTTTAATCGATTACCGGGGGTTGCAGAGCTGGAGTCGGCAGAGTCGTTTTTTGCGTTTTTTGACCTACCTTATGATGCGTCCTGGTTAAGAAAATGTCATTTACCGGTTCTGCGTGAATTTCACCGCCGTTTGGCGGCGGCGGTGCCGTTGCGTAATAACCTGGAAGATAGCACAACCGCCGACTGGCAACTGGCGCGACGCTTGCTGGCAGAAAGTTATCAGCAGATACAGCCGGGAGCATCGCAATGA